Part of the Candidatus Abyssobacteria bacterium SURF_5 genome is shown below.
CAGCTTGAAGTAATCGATCTGGAACCTTCCGGCCGGCGTTTTTCCGTACGAGATCACCAGCGCCGTCACGCCGACGACAAGGATCAGCCACAGCCACCACAGGTTCACCAGCCCATGTGAGAACGCAAGCGCCACTCTGGTAATAGCGGGAAGCTGAATGTCGAAAGAGCTGAACATGGACTCGAATTCCGGTATCACGACCACCAGGAAGAGAGTCAGAATCGCAAGACTCGCAATCAAGATAACAAAAGGATAAGCCACCGCCGATTGCACTTGTTTCCGCATGAAAGCCTTTTTTTCTCGATACTCGGCCAGATGCGTCATGATTTCGGTCAGCGTTCCCGATGTTTCGCCGGCCCGAATTATGCTGACAAACAAGTGGTTGAAATATCTCGGATGATGGGAGAGGGATTGCCAAAGCGTGTTTCCGGCTTCTATGTTATCGGCTACATCTTTTAGTACGGCGCCAAGGTTCTTATTGGAGGTCCGCATGGCGAGCGTGTTCATCGCGCGGAGCAGCGGGACCCCCGCCTCGAGCAGCATGACCAACTGGCGCAGGAACGACGTTATCTGCTCTTCAGGAACGCGCCGCCCGGCAAGCGAGATGCTTCCGATCCGCGCTAAAACGGATGGCGGAGCCGCTGCTTTGGCTGGCTCGCCCTCAAGTTTGAGGCCGACATCGTCGCTCTGAGTTCTTCCGAGATTGACTTTTTGTTCTGACATCGCTGAATTTCCCCCCTCACGGTAACGTTTACTAAATCTCTACACCAGCGAATGGGATACCTCGCCGTCAGGCGCCGAGTGCCCGCAGCACTTCTTCCACGGTGGTTACCCCTGCGGCTACTTTTTGGGCGCCGCGATCTCTCATGAATTTTACCTTTTCGTCCGCGCTTGTTCGCGCAATTTCATCCACGGAGGCGCCAGCCACTATTTTCGCCTTTATTTCGTCGTCAATTTTCAGCACTTCGAAAAGTCCGACCCGGCCATAAAAGCCGGTATGGTTGCAATGCGGACAGCCTTTTCCTCGGTAAAACGGACCGGCCGCCTCGAGCAGTTGTAATTCCGACAGCAGTTCCCGCGGCGGCTCATAGACCTCTTTACAGTGCACGCAGTTGGTGCGCACCAGTCGCTGTGCGATAACCACGTTCAGAGCGCTGGCAATCATGAACGACTTGATCCCCATGTGCCGCATCGCGGTGATGGTCTCCAGCGCGTTGTTCGTGTGCATGGTACTGAGCACCCGGTGTCCGGTAACGGCGGCGCGAACGGCGATATGCGCCGAATCATCGTCACGTATTTCTCCGATCATCAGCGTATCGATGTCCAACCGCAAAGCTCCGCGCAGCACGCGTTCGTACGACAGATCAGACGCTTTGCTGACCTGCACCTGGTTGACCCCTTTCAACTGAAACTCGACGGGGTCTTCGATCGTCACGATATTCTCGCTGAAATTGTTAAGGCTATTCAGAACCGCATACAACGTAGTCGTTTTGCCCGAGCCCATCGGACCGGTAACCAGCAGCATTCCGCCCTTTCGCTTTACGAATCGGTCGATGACGCGTTGATCGGCCGGATCCATTCCCAGTTCCTCGAGCTTTTTGCCGATGTTCGCCGACCCGATGAAACGGAGTACTAATTTCTCACCGAAATAGGTGGGTACAGTCGCGACGCGCAGGTCGTAATCGCGGGTGCCGATGCGAATCATGAAATGTCCGTCCTGCGGCGAGCGCGTATTGGTGATGTCCATGTTGCACAGTATCTTCAGCCGGCTGACGATCGCCGGTTCTATTCGCCGCGGCAAACCCAGAATATCGTAGAGCACTCCGTCGATTCGAAAGCGCACCCGCAGGATATCTTCCTGAGGATCGAAATGAATATCGGTCGCTCGTGTGTTTACGGCTCCTCCAATGATTACGTTTATTGTTGTCACCGCCGAACTGCCGGCCGATTTCTCTTGAATCTGCTCGATCTCCTGCGCGAGCGACGCCTGCTGCGTCCCGGAAGCGCTCTGCCCGGCGGCGGGCGGGAAATACTGATCGATCATCTCCCGGATCTCTTCGGCGGGAACAAGAACTGGAACAATCTCCATGGAACTGATGACGCGAAACTTTTCCAGGTTGCTGACCAGGGCGGGGTCGCCGAACGCGAGCCGCAGGATATTATTTGACCGGTTCAGCGGGAACACGCGGAAGTCGCGGATCACCTGTTCGGGTACGGCTTCGAGGGCGTCCGGATCCAGTTGATCCGATGCAGCTTCGATATATTCGATTTCCGGTTTCTCCGCAAGCCGCGAAACTTGTTTCTCGGCCAGTGCGTATCCTTTTTGAATAAGAATCTTTTTCACGTGCTTCCCCTGAAAAGACGGCGAATCCTTAGAACCTCAACACCCTGAAAACCTCATCCACGCTGGTGGTTCCCTCAAGAATTTTATTTACGCCTTTCTCGAACAGGCTCTTCATCCCTTCGGAATGTGCTGTTTTGACAATCTGTTCTATCGATCTTCCGTCGATAATCGCCCTCTTGATTGATGGAGTGAGCCGGAGGAGCTCATAGACGGCCGTGCGCCCGAGATAGCCCGTCTTATTGCAGGCATCGCATCCGCTTGCCCGGTAGAGCTTCTCGGGCTTCTCCTTCACTTCCAGTTCCTTCACCAATTCGGGTTCAGGCTCATATGGCTCCCGGCACTGGGTGCACAGCTTTCGAACCAGCCTCTGAGCGAGGATACACAGCAGCGAACTGGTGATGAGGAACGGGCGAACATTCATATTGACAAGCGTATTGATTGCATCCGGGGCAGTATTGGCGTGAATTGTGCTGAAGACACGGTGCCCTGTCATAGCGGCCCTGATGGCGATTGCGGCTGTTTCCAGGTCGCGAACTTCGCCCACAAGGATCGTATCGGGATCCTGTCGCAGAGAGGCGCGCAAGGTGCTGGCGAAAGTAAGATCGATGGCGGGATTGATCTGAACCTGGTTAACCCCCTTCAGTTGATACTCGACCGGGTCCTCGAGGGTGATGATATTATAAGTGCGGTAATTGATGCGCTCGAGCGCCGCATAGAGCGTGGTTGTTTTCCCCGAGCCGGTAGGGCCGGTAACCAGCGTCATTCCCTGCGGCTTCGTGATAATATCTTCGAAAATCACTCGATCGGAATACTCCATTCCCAATTCCTCGAGCTTTGGGATTCCGCTGGTCGAATCCAGGAGGCGCAGCGTCAGTTTTTCGCCGCGAAACGTTGGAAGCGCGGACACTCGCAGATCAAAGCGGTTGTTTCCGCTGGTCATCGAGATATGGCCGTCTTGCGGTCTTCGCGTCTCGGAGATATCCATCTCGCCGAGCACTTTGACGCGGGCCACGATATTGGGCTGGATTCGCTTGGGGATAGTCAGCACGTCGTGCAGCATCCCGTCGATTCGAAGCCGGGCGACCATCCCGCTCTCGCTGGGGTCGAAGTGGATGTCGGTTGCTCGAGAGGTAACGGCCAGATCGAAAATAGCCGAAACCAGAACCACCGGCTGAATATTCTCCACGGAGCCCCCGATTTGCTTGAGAAGCTTCTGCCGCAGCGTCTCGCCGGCGGCGGAAGCGCGCTGTTCCAGCAAGAGCTCCTTTTCCAGCCGCTGCTGAATGGTATCCTCGACTTTTTCCGCCAATGCTGCGCCTTTTTCTGCTGATTCATTCATACCCTGTAACTCCTCGTCATTTTGGGAAGGAGCCGAAAAAACCTTAAATGTTTTCCCAGGACTCAATATGAATCCGTCCATCCTGATGGCGTTTGATGACGGCATTAATCTTTCTGTTGCTCACAGTCCGGACTCCTTGCAGCACCGACCCAACCGATTCAACCCGAAAGACGCTGCTGTTGACAGTTATCAGCGGCAGGGCCGGAGCGACTCTGACCGGCGTCAGGCCTGGCGTCTTCACGAGATCAGCAGGTGCGGCAAAAACGAAATCGTCCGCAGTTCCATCGATTCCATCCACTCCCTTGCGGAATTCAACGATAATCTGACCCGCCTCTGCGTCCATTCCCGGCAGCGCCGCAAGAACATCGGCGCCGGCTGTATTGATATTGACTTTATCCGTTCCGGCGACAGTCCCAAGACTTAACAGCTTCGAGAGCACGTCGGCCTTCAAGTCGGCGGCCACAAAATCGTCGATCGCATGCAGTTTTCTGGAACTGCGAAAACTCAGAACAGCCGCGAGCGCCTCAGTATCGGCTCCCACCAGAGTTCCCAGGGTCTGCGGCGAGGCAGTCAGAACATTGATGCGCGAAGATTCGTCCGTAACGATCAGCCGGTATCCGCCATCGCCGAGCCGCGTCATTTCCGGCGAGGTCCCTGTCCACCAGGGGTCTACGGAAGAATCGGTGAGGGGAGAATCAAGGCTCAGCCGCGAGACTGCATCCTGAACCCCCGCCATCGCGAGATAATGCGCCTGCAACTGCTGGGCGTCGCGAACGGCATATGCGGCTTCCAATCTCATATGAGCAAGGAAGACGCTGCCGAGCAGGCCGAGAATCACCAATACGCCGAGAGCCGTGAGTAATGCTACGCCTTCGCGTCCTCGAACCTTCACGCCGTCCCCTCCCTTCAATCAAATCGCCTGCGCCGCCGGCACATTGACGCTTATCCGAAACGGCGTCGGCTGAGCCGATATGCCTCGAAGGATATACACGGTTATCTCAAGAGCCGCCGGTAACGATGCCGAAGCTGTCGTTCCCTCCTCACCGGGAGTCGCCGGCTTGTTTTCGGGCGGCCACTCCTGGACCCATTCCGGCGGGTTCTGCGAGCTGTCCAGATATTTCACGTCGAGCCCGACGGCATCGGAAAGCAAAGACTCGCACAGTCCGCTCTCGGGCGGCGCGCCAATCGGCGATCGGGTCTGCAGCAGACCTCGCGGCGAGTCATCCCCATCCGGCGACAGCTCCAGTCGGTACTCCATTTTCTGTATCGATCCCAATCCGGCATATCGGCTATCGAAAATCGGAAATCTCAGTTCGTCGGCCGGAAAAACGATGCCGCCTGCTTCATATGAGCCATTCTTCCCCCTGAATTTGACGGCGTCGATCGGGGAGGGATGGGTTTGTCGAACCATATCGGAAATTGTTCCGAGCGCCCGCCTGGTTTCCGGATATTGCGCTGTGGATTTTTTGGCGCGGGCCATCGAGCCAAATGATTTGAAGACACTCGGGATCGCCACGGACATGAAGATGCCAAAAATGGCTATTACAACCAGCAACTCGAGAATTGTCATTCCGGATTTCAACTTCGCTAATCGCATCACCATTCTCTGTTTTCTCCCGCCGTTCATCAGCGAACCGCCAATGCGGTAACTATATGAAGCGCCTCTTTCCCCTGAACGATCTCACTCGAGCCGTCTTCGCCAGGTTGGATCAGGGAAAATCGTTTCCGGTCGTCAGAAAGGAAAAACTCTGGTTCCGATGAAACAGCGCCCCCTTTCACCTCTCTGCTGGTAATCGCGTAAACGTGCAGTGTGATTGTCGCCAACTTCGGGTTATGCGAGGCCGGCAAGATTTCGGCTATCCATCGAAAAGAGCTCA
Proteins encoded:
- a CDS encoding type II/IV secretion system protein, producing the protein MPSSNAIRMDGFILSPGKTFKVFSAPSQNDEELQGMNESAEKGAALAEKVEDTIQQRLEKELLLEQRASAAGETLRQKLLKQIGGSVENIQPVVLVSAIFDLAVTSRATDIHFDPSESGMVARLRIDGMLHDVLTIPKRIQPNIVARVKVLGEMDISETRRPQDGHISMTSGNNRFDLRVSALPTFRGEKLTLRLLDSTSGIPKLEELGMEYSDRVIFEDIITKPQGMTLVTGPTGSGKTTTLYAALERINYRTYNIITLEDPVEYQLKGVNQVQINPAIDLTFASTLRASLRQDPDTILVGEVRDLETAAIAIRAAMTGHRVFSTIHANTAPDAINTLVNMNVRPFLITSSLLCILAQRLVRKLCTQCREPYEPEPELVKELEVKEKPEKLYRASGCDACNKTGYLGRTAVYELLRLTPSIKRAIIDGRSIEQIVKTAHSEGMKSLFEKGVNKILEGTTSVDEVFRVLRF
- a CDS encoding type II secretion system F family protein, yielding MSEQKVNLGRTQSDDVGLKLEGEPAKAAAPPSVLARIGSISLAGRRVPEEQITSFLRQLVMLLEAGVPLLRAMNTLAMRTSNKNLGAVLKDVADNIEAGNTLWQSLSHHPRYFNHLFVSIIRAGETSGTLTEIMTHLAEYREKKAFMRKQVQSAVAYPFVILIASLAILTLFLVVVIPEFESMFSSFDIQLPAITRVALAFSHGLVNLWWLWLILVVGVTALVISYGKTPAGRFQIDYFKLRAPVFGEVMTKKVVADFTQTFATLLNAGISILETLDLTKEAVGNTAFAKDLQQVRESIERGEGLEKPLRRSKVVPALVTDMLATGEESGSLEKVSRQMSQIFEKEVETAVNTLRSLIEPVMILGLGIVVLFLTLSFFWPYVSLIDQITSIAG
- a CDS encoding prepilin-type N-terminal cleavage/methylation domain-containing protein; this encodes MNGGRKQRMVMRLAKLKSGMTILELLVVIAIFGIFMSVAIPSVFKSFGSMARAKKSTAQYPETRRALGTISDMVRQTHPSPIDAVKFRGKNGSYEAGGIVFPADELRFPIFDSRYAGLGSIQKMEYRLELSPDGDDSPRGLLQTRSPIGAPPESGLCESLLSDAVGLDVKYLDSSQNPPEWVQEWPPENKPATPGEEGTTASASLPAALEITVYILRGISAQPTPFRISVNVPAAQAI
- a CDS encoding type II/IV secretion system protein, translated to MKKILIQKGYALAEKQVSRLAEKPEIEYIEAASDQLDPDALEAVPEQVIRDFRVFPLNRSNNILRLAFGDPALVSNLEKFRVISSMEIVPVLVPAEEIREMIDQYFPPAAGQSASGTQQASLAQEIEQIQEKSAGSSAVTTINVIIGGAVNTRATDIHFDPQEDILRVRFRIDGVLYDILGLPRRIEPAIVSRLKILCNMDITNTRSPQDGHFMIRIGTRDYDLRVATVPTYFGEKLVLRFIGSANIGKKLEELGMDPADQRVIDRFVKRKGGMLLVTGPMGSGKTTTLYAVLNSLNNFSENIVTIEDPVEFQLKGVNQVQVSKASDLSYERVLRGALRLDIDTLMIGEIRDDDSAHIAVRAAVTGHRVLSTMHTNNALETITAMRHMGIKSFMIASALNVVIAQRLVRTNCVHCKEVYEPPRELLSELQLLEAAGPFYRGKGCPHCNHTGFYGRVGLFEVLKIDDEIKAKIVAGASVDEIARTSADEKVKFMRDRGAQKVAAGVTTVEEVLRALGA